Proteins from a genomic interval of Pantoea deleyi:
- the cheW gene encoding chemotaxis protein CheW → MSGMATVTKIAGETVGQEFLVFTLGDEEYGIDILKVQEIRGYDQVTRIANTPDFIRGVTNLRGVIVPIIDLRVKFAQPDVEYNENTVVIVLNLESRVVGIVVDGVSDVLSLTQDQIRPSPEFAVTMSTEYLTGLGALGERMLILVDIEKLLSSDEMALVDNLRTA, encoded by the coding sequence ATGAGTGGAATGGCAACCGTGACAAAAATCGCTGGCGAAACCGTCGGCCAGGAGTTCCTGGTCTTCACGCTCGGCGACGAAGAGTACGGCATCGATATCCTCAAGGTTCAGGAAATTCGCGGTTACGATCAGGTGACGCGCATCGCGAACACCCCTGATTTCATCCGCGGCGTCACGAACCTGCGCGGCGTGATCGTGCCGATTATCGACCTGCGCGTGAAGTTTGCGCAGCCCGATGTGGAGTACAATGAGAACACCGTAGTCATCGTGCTGAATCTGGAAAGCCGGGTGGTTGGTATCGTGGTCGACGGCGTGTCAGACGTGCTGTCACTGACCCAGGATCAGATCCGGCCTTCGCCGGAGTTCGCCGTCACCATGTCCACCGAGTACCTGACCGGTCTGGGTGCGCTGGGTGAACGCATGCTGATTCTGGTCGACATCGAGAAGCTGCTGAGCAGCGACGAGATGGCGCTGGTGGATAACCTGCGCACTGCGTAA
- a CDS encoding methyl-accepting chemotaxis protein — MLKKIKVVTSLIAVLVIFGVLQLLSGSLFWSALNKDKTAFALSQVSNRNVTEMTDAYISLNNSRTTLNRGMLRLQTSMASQMNGGQLDELIAKAQKQLVEADRHFKIYYHLPTTPGLDETLGDKLEADYASYENGLKAMVKSLQARDLEGMFRENIEQKQVAMQGSYDQWRARQTALSDQGMAQNQKAFTQMMWLLAVIGVVVLAVIITCWFGLRQVLIQPLQQLLVQIRTIASGDLTQPIVVEGRNEMSQLAAGIHEMQQSLVMTVGNVRDGSDAIFTGASEIAAGNNDLSARTEEQAASLEQTAASMEQLTATVKQNADNARQASKLALTASETAQQGGKVVEGVVTTMKEIAGSSKKIADIISVIDGIAFQTNILALNAAVEAARAGEQGRGFAVVAGEVRSLAQRSAQAAKEIKALIEDSVSRVNSGSLQVESAGSTMDEIVGAVTRVTDIMGEIASASDEQSRGIDQVGHAVTEMDRVTQQNASLVEESAAAAAALEQQASALTQAVSVFRISRA, encoded by the coding sequence ATGTTAAAAAAAATAAAAGTGGTCACCAGTCTTATCGCGGTACTGGTTATCTTTGGCGTACTCCAGTTACTTTCTGGCAGCCTTTTCTGGTCAGCACTGAATAAAGACAAAACGGCCTTTGCACTGTCGCAGGTCTCTAATCGCAATGTCACCGAGATGACGGACGCCTATATCTCGTTAAACAACAGCCGTACCACACTTAACCGCGGCATGCTGCGCTTGCAGACCAGCATGGCGTCACAGATGAACGGCGGTCAGCTTGATGAGCTGATCGCTAAAGCACAGAAACAGTTAGTGGAAGCCGATCGCCACTTTAAGATCTACTACCACCTGCCGACCACGCCGGGTCTGGATGAAACCCTGGGCGACAAGCTGGAAGCCGACTACGCCAGCTACGAGAATGGCCTGAAGGCGATGGTGAAGAGCCTGCAGGCGCGCGATCTGGAAGGGATGTTCAGAGAGAACATCGAACAGAAGCAGGTCGCCATGCAGGGCAGTTATGACCAGTGGCGTGCGCGCCAGACGGCGCTCTCCGATCAGGGCATGGCGCAGAACCAGAAAGCCTTTACGCAGATGATGTGGCTGCTGGCCGTGATTGGCGTGGTGGTGCTGGCGGTGATTATCACCTGCTGGTTTGGCCTGCGTCAGGTCCTGATTCAGCCGCTGCAGCAGCTGCTGGTGCAGATCCGCACCATCGCGTCCGGGGATTTGACTCAGCCGATTGTGGTGGAAGGACGCAATGAGATGAGCCAGCTGGCCGCCGGGATCCATGAGATGCAGCAGTCGCTGGTGATGACCGTGGGCAACGTGCGCGACGGGTCGGATGCCATCTTTACCGGTGCCAGCGAAATCGCCGCCGGCAACAACGACCTCTCTGCCCGCACCGAAGAGCAGGCCGCCTCGCTGGAGCAGACCGCCGCCAGCATGGAGCAGCTCACCGCCACCGTGAAGCAGAACGCTGACAACGCCCGTCAGGCGTCGAAGCTGGCGCTGACCGCCTCTGAAACCGCGCAGCAGGGCGGCAAAGTGGTGGAGGGCGTCGTCACCACCATGAAAGAGATCGCGGGCAGCTCGAAGAAGATTGCCGACATCATCAGCGTGATCGACGGCATCGCCTTCCAGACCAACATCCTGGCGCTGAACGCGGCGGTGGAAGCGGCGCGTGCCGGCGAACAGGGTCGCGGTTTTGCGGTGGTGGCCGGTGAAGTACGCAGCCTGGCGCAGCGCAGCGCCCAGGCCGCCAAAGAGATTAAGGCGCTGATCGAAGACTCCGTGTCCCGCGTCAACAGCGGATCGCTGCAGGTGGAGAGCGCCGGCAGCACCATGGATGAGATCGTGGGGGCCGTAACCCGCGTCACCGACATCATGGGCGAGATCGCCTCGGCGTCCGATGAGCAGAGTCGCGGAATTGACCAGGTCGGTCACGCCGTTACCGAGATGGATCGGGTAACGCAGCAGAACGCCTCGCTGGTGGAAGAGTCGGCCGCTGCGGCCGCCGCGCTGGAGCAGCAGGCCAGCGCACTGACCCAGGCCGTCTCCGTTTTCAGAATTTCCCGCGCCTGA
- the cheR gene encoding protein-glutamate O-methyltransferase CheR gives MKKSTVLDQNETTTLLSQMVQRLPLSDTHFRRISQLIYQRAGIVLADHKREMVYNRLVRRLRTLNIDDFGRYLALLESDPNSAEWQAFINALTTNLTAFFREAHHFPILAEHARKRQGNYSVWSTAASTGEEPYSIAMTLAETLGTGPGKFQVHASDIDTQVLEKAVAGVYRQEELRTLSPAQMQRFFLRGTGPHAGMVRARPELANLVTYAQLNLLANEWSLPGPFDAIFCRNVMIYFDKETQEKILRRFVPLLKPGGILFAGHSENFSQISKEFWLRGQTVYGLTKER, from the coding sequence ATGAAGAAATCGACGGTATTAGATCAAAATGAGACGACAACGCTGCTGTCGCAGATGGTGCAGCGTTTACCGCTCTCCGATACGCATTTTCGCCGTATCAGCCAGCTGATCTATCAGCGTGCCGGTATCGTACTGGCCGACCACAAGCGTGAGATGGTGTACAACCGTCTGGTCCGTCGTCTGCGCACGCTGAACATCGACGATTTTGGTCGCTATCTGGCGCTGCTGGAGTCCGATCCCAACAGCGCCGAATGGCAGGCCTTTATCAACGCCCTGACCACGAACCTGACCGCCTTCTTTCGCGAAGCGCATCACTTTCCGATTCTGGCGGAGCATGCGCGCAAGCGCCAGGGCAACTACAGCGTCTGGAGCACCGCAGCGTCAACCGGTGAGGAGCCTTACTCCATCGCCATGACGCTGGCGGAAACCCTGGGCACCGGACCGGGCAAGTTCCAGGTTCATGCCAGCGATATCGACACCCAGGTACTGGAAAAAGCGGTAGCGGGGGTTTATCGCCAGGAGGAGCTGCGCACGCTGTCACCGGCGCAGATGCAGCGCTTCTTCCTGCGCGGCACCGGCCCCCATGCGGGCATGGTGCGGGCGCGTCCCGAGCTGGCCAACCTGGTCACCTACGCGCAGCTGAACCTGCTGGCGAACGAGTGGTCGCTGCCGGGGCCGTTTGACGCCATTTTCTGCCGCAATGTGATGATCTATTTCGATAAAGAGACGCAGGAGAAGATTCTGCGTCGGTTTGTCCCCCTGCTGAAGCCCGGCGGCATCCTGTTCGCCGGTCACTCCGAAAACTTCAGTCAGATCAGTAAAGAGTTCTGGCTGCGTGGACAAACCGTCTATGGACTGACGAAGGAAAGATGA
- a CDS encoding methyl-accepting chemotaxis protein yields the protein MLTKIRVVTSLFLVFLIFGLLQVLSGSVFYSALSHDKESFAVSQLATQNTQALNDAYMSLNQSRVLLTRIQLRFANSRLEGKTADVASLLEESKGFLQLAEGFFKDFKSTPDTPGEDLQLSNQLEQRYSDYAAALNGMQSALQTGDLVAAGKIPVASSQNAFLTLYREWRADQNRLSALGVEKNSEAYSRMMWILACITTAVVAVMVLCWFGLREIVLMPLNRSIKHIQTIARGDLTQPIEVAGNNEMSQLAASLHDMQQSLMRTVTHVREGSDAIFTGASEIAAGNNDLSARTEQQAASLEQTAASMEQLTATVKQNAENARQASKLALSASETAEKGGSVVDSVVKTMRDIAGSSKKIADITSVIDGIAFQTNILALNAAVEAARAGEQGRGFAVVAGEVRNLAQRSAQAAKEIKGLIDDSVNRVNVGSQLVGTAGETMGDIVNAVTRVTDIMGEIATASDEQSRGIEQVGLAVNEMDRVTQQNAALVEESATAAASLEDQASRLSQSVALFKIKRDDGQPSLTRHLPIAGPETAALTSRNAVTAPVSDTHWETF from the coding sequence ATGTTAACGAAAATCCGCGTTGTGACCAGCCTGTTTCTGGTGTTCCTGATCTTCGGACTGCTCCAGGTTCTGTCCGGATCTGTTTTCTACTCGGCGTTAAGCCATGACAAAGAGAGTTTCGCGGTGTCGCAGCTGGCGACGCAAAACACCCAGGCGCTCAACGATGCCTATATGAGCCTGAACCAGAGTCGGGTGCTGCTGACCCGTATTCAGCTGCGTTTCGCCAACAGCAGACTGGAAGGGAAAACGGCGGACGTCGCCAGCCTTCTGGAGGAGAGCAAAGGCTTTCTGCAGCTGGCGGAGGGCTTTTTCAAAGACTTTAAATCCACGCCGGATACGCCGGGAGAAGATCTGCAGCTCAGCAACCAGCTTGAGCAGCGCTACAGCGATTACGCTGCCGCACTGAACGGCATGCAGAGTGCGCTGCAGACCGGCGATCTGGTCGCTGCCGGAAAAATCCCGGTCGCTTCCAGCCAGAATGCGTTTCTGACGCTCTACCGCGAATGGCGTGCCGATCAGAATCGCCTGTCGGCACTGGGGGTGGAAAAGAACAGCGAAGCCTACAGCCGCATGATGTGGATCCTGGCCTGCATCACCACCGCAGTGGTCGCGGTGATGGTGCTCTGCTGGTTCGGACTGCGCGAAATCGTACTAATGCCACTGAACCGCAGCATTAAACATATTCAGACCATCGCCCGGGGCGATCTGACTCAGCCGATTGAGGTCGCGGGCAACAACGAGATGTCGCAGCTGGCGGCCAGCCTGCACGATATGCAGCAGTCGCTGATGCGGACCGTTACCCACGTACGCGAAGGATCGGATGCGATTTTCACCGGTGCCAGCGAGATCGCCGCCGGTAACAACGACCTCTCTGCCCGCACCGAACAGCAGGCCGCCTCGCTGGAACAGACTGCGGCCAGCATGGAGCAGCTCACCGCCACGGTGAAACAGAATGCCGAAAATGCCCGTCAGGCGTCAAAACTGGCGCTGAGCGCATCGGAAACGGCCGAGAAAGGCGGCAGCGTGGTCGACAGCGTGGTGAAAACCATGAGAGACATCGCGGGCAGCTCGAAAAAGATTGCGGACATCACCAGCGTGATCGATGGCATCGCGTTCCAGACCAACATCCTGGCGCTGAACGCCGCAGTGGAAGCGGCGCGCGCCGGTGAACAGGGCCGCGGCTTTGCGGTCGTGGCGGGCGAGGTGCGTAACCTGGCCCAGCGCAGTGCCCAGGCGGCCAAAGAGATCAAGGGGCTGATTGATGACTCCGTTAACCGGGTTAATGTCGGCTCTCAGCTGGTCGGCACGGCGGGGGAAACCATGGGCGATATCGTCAATGCGGTAACGCGCGTCACCGATATCATGGGGGAGATCGCCACGGCGTCGGATGAGCAGAGCCGCGGTATCGAACAGGTCGGGCTGGCGGTTAACGAGATGGACCGCGTGACGCAGCAGAACGCCGCACTGGTCGAGGAGTCCGCCACGGCCGCCGCCTCGCTGGAGGATCAGGCCAGCCGGTTAAGCCAGTCCGTTGCCCTGTTTAAAATCAAACGCGACGACGGGCAGCCGAGCCTGACCAGACATCTGCCGATCGCCGGGCCTGAAACGGCGGCACTGACGTCACGTAACGCGGTCACCGCGCCGGTCAGCGATACGCATTGGGAAACATTCTGA
- a CDS encoding methyl-accepting chemotaxis protein yields MFSRVRVVTGLLCVLALFALLQLFSGGMFFKTVSSDKDNFAYNQQLNTLQQAMGTSWVSLVQARNTLNRAGIRFLQDAQMSGSGASVKELVALAGEELKQAEVNYQIFNDNLSEKGKTAENVLALQANYKAYHDALAELMVFFTTGNFKGFVDQPTQSYQDKFQKDYTAWLDHNKELAQQGVEANQQAYSRSITIVIATLAVTLLMIILVWNLMRSMLIRPLRQSIEHIQHIARGDLTQTVEINVRNEIGDLLTSVQHMQQELVRTVRTVRDGSDAIYTGASEISIGNNDLSSRTEQQAASLEETAASMEQLTATVKQNAENARQASKLALTASETAQQGGRVVDGVVTTMKEIAGSSKKIADITSVIDGIAFQTNILALNAAVEAARAGEQGRGFAVVAGEVRSLAQRSAQAAKEIKGLIEDSVSRVNTGSVLVESAGDTMSNIVSAVTRVTDIMGEIASASDEQSRGIDQVGLAVTEMDRVTQQNASLVEESAAAAAALEDQASHLKQAVSVFNIGKEFVAQAVNKTTAIKTLPSEASLAVGRSSAGRSDDNWETF; encoded by the coding sequence ATGTTTAGTCGTGTTCGTGTTGTTACCGGTCTGCTGTGCGTGCTGGCGCTTTTTGCGCTGCTGCAGCTCTTCTCCGGCGGTATGTTTTTTAAAACGGTCAGTTCAGATAAAGATAATTTTGCTTACAACCAGCAGTTAAACACCCTGCAACAGGCGATGGGCACCTCATGGGTTTCGCTGGTTCAGGCGCGTAACACCCTGAACCGTGCCGGTATCCGCTTCCTGCAGGATGCGCAGATGTCCGGTTCGGGGGCCAGCGTGAAAGAGCTGGTGGCGCTGGCAGGCGAGGAGCTGAAACAGGCGGAAGTGAACTATCAGATCTTCAACGACAACCTGTCGGAGAAGGGCAAAACCGCCGAGAACGTCCTGGCGTTACAGGCGAACTACAAGGCCTATCACGATGCGCTGGCTGAGCTGATGGTCTTCTTTACCACCGGCAACTTCAAAGGATTTGTGGATCAGCCGACGCAGAGCTATCAGGACAAGTTCCAGAAAGATTACACCGCCTGGCTGGATCACAACAAAGAGCTGGCCCAGCAGGGCGTGGAAGCTAACCAGCAGGCTTACAGCCGCTCCATCACCATCGTTATCGCGACGCTGGCCGTTACGCTGCTGATGATTATCCTGGTGTGGAACCTGATGCGCTCGATGCTGATCCGTCCGCTGCGTCAGAGTATCGAACATATCCAGCACATCGCGCGCGGCGACCTGACTCAGACCGTTGAGATTAACGTCCGTAACGAAATCGGCGATCTGCTGACGTCGGTGCAGCATATGCAGCAGGAGCTGGTCCGCACCGTCCGCACCGTCCGCGACGGATCGGACGCCATCTATACCGGTGCCAGTGAGATCTCCATCGGTAACAACGACCTCTCTTCACGCACCGAGCAGCAGGCCGCTTCGCTGGAGGAGACCGCCGCCAGCATGGAGCAGCTGACCGCCACCGTGAAGCAGAACGCCGAAAACGCCCGTCAGGCGTCGAAGCTGGCGCTGACCGCCTCCGAAACCGCGCAGCAGGGCGGCAGGGTGGTGGATGGCGTGGTCACCACCATGAAAGAGATCGCGGGCAGTTCCAAGAAAATTGCCGACATCACCAGCGTGATCGACGGCATCGCCTTCCAGACCAACATTCTGGCGCTGAACGCGGCGGTGGAAGCGGCGCGTGCCGGTGAACAGGGCCGTGGGTTTGCGGTGGTGGCCGGGGAAGTGCGCAGCCTGGCGCAGCGCAGTGCGCAGGCGGCCAAAGAGATTAAGGGTCTGATTGAGGATTCGGTCAGTCGCGTGAACACCGGCTCGGTACTGGTAGAGAGCGCGGGTGACACCATGAGCAACATCGTCAGCGCGGTCACCCGCGTTACCGACATCATGGGTGAAATCGCCTCAGCGTCCGACGAGCAGAGCCGTGGCATCGACCAGGTTGGCCTGGCCGTTACCGAGATGGATCGCGTGACGCAGCAGAACGCCTCGCTGGTGGAAGAGTCCGCCGCAGCGGCCGCAGCGCTCGAAGATCAGGCAAGTCATCTCAAACAAGCGGTATCTGTGTTCAATATTGGTAAAGAATTTGTCGCGCAGGCCGTTAACAAGACAACGGCGATAAAAACGCTGCCGTCAGAAGCATCGTTAGCCGTTGGTCGTTCCTCTGCGGGACGCAGCGACGACAACTGGGAAACCTTTTAA
- the motB gene encoding flagellar motor protein MotB: MKHGNRPIVLIKKRKHKGHEGSHGSWKIAYADFMTAMMAFFMVMWLLSIANPQELVQIAEYFKTPLKVAITGGARSSDSESPIPGGGDDPTKKDGEVKKAVDMDAQKRQLDDIRLNRLREKLDQLIEADPRLKALRPHLIINMVEEGLRIQIIDSQNRPMFKTGRAEVEPYMRDILRAIAPILNDIPNRISLAGHTDDFQYASGDKGYSNWELSADRANASRRELVMGGLDGGKVLRVLGMADTMRLKNRGGNDAVNRRISLLVLNHDTEAAIEKENAESDAVQISDPAAIEQIRAPLATPGSAVNTAAPSQPR; this comes from the coding sequence ATGAAACACGGCAATCGCCCAATTGTGCTGATCAAAAAGCGCAAACATAAAGGCCATGAAGGCAGCCACGGATCGTGGAAGATTGCCTACGCCGACTTTATGACGGCGATGATGGCCTTTTTTATGGTGATGTGGCTGCTCTCGATCGCCAACCCGCAGGAGCTGGTGCAGATCGCTGAGTATTTCAAAACGCCACTGAAGGTGGCGATTACCGGCGGGGCGCGCAGCAGTGACAGCGAAAGCCCCATCCCCGGCGGCGGTGACGATCCGACGAAGAAAGATGGCGAAGTAAAAAAGGCCGTCGATATGGATGCCCAGAAACGCCAGCTGGATGATATTCGCCTTAACCGGCTGCGTGAAAAGCTGGACCAGTTGATTGAAGCCGACCCGCGCCTGAAAGCGCTGCGTCCGCATCTGATTATCAACATGGTGGAAGAGGGGCTGCGTATTCAGATTATCGACAGCCAGAACCGCCCGATGTTTAAGACCGGCCGGGCCGAAGTTGAGCCTTACATGCGCGACATTCTGCGCGCGATAGCGCCGATTCTGAATGACATTCCCAACCGCATCAGTCTGGCCGGGCATACCGACGATTTCCAGTATGCCAGCGGCGACAAAGGCTACAGCAACTGGGAACTGTCGGCCGACCGGGCCAACGCCTCGCGCCGTGAACTGGTGATGGGCGGCCTGGATGGCGGCAAAGTTTTACGAGTGTTAGGCATGGCCGACACCATGCGCCTGAAAAATCGCGGCGGGAATGACGCAGTGAACCGCCGCATCAGCCTGCTGGTGTTGAACCACGACACCGAAGCAGCAATAGAAAAAGAAAACGCAGAAAGTGATGCCGTCCAGATCAGCGATCCGGCGGCGATTGAACAGATTCGCGCACCGCTGGCAACACCAGGCAGCGCGGTGAATACAGCAGCCCCCTCACAACCGAGGTGA
- the cheA gene encoding chemotaxis protein CheA, whose amino-acid sequence MDISDFYQTFFDEADELLADMEQHLLGLDPQEPDSEQLNAIFRAAHSIKGGAGTFGFTVLQETTHILENILDGARRGEMQLSTDIINLFLETKDIMQEQLDAYKTAQEPNAESFKYICEALRQLALEAKGLPVDAAAPVVAASAAPVSAEAASTGGLRVQLIDLKEKEVDLMLEEMSNLGTLTDVKKGTSTLDVCIDGVGKDDIVAVLCFVIDEAQIRFPDAEAAAAPVAPVATPPVEEVHTATVTELPVAAVKRESKRAAAPAKSSESTSIRVAVEKVDQLINLVGELVITQSMLAQRSGELDPVAHGDLLNSMGQLERNARDLQESVMSIRMMPMEYVFSRFPRLVRDLASKLGKEVELTLLGSSTELDKSLIERIIDPLTHLVRNSLDHGIETPEKRLATGKTATGNLTLSAEHQGGNICIEVSDDGAGLNRERILAKALSSGLPVHENMSDEEVGMLIFAPGFSTAEQVTDVSGRGVGMDVVKRNIQEMGGHVEIASKQGKGTTIRILLPLTLAILDGMSVRVADEVFILPLNAVMESLQPRAEELKPLAGGECVLEVRGEYLPLVELWNVFDVQGAKTEATQGIVVILQSAGKRYALLVDQLIGQHQVVVKNLESNYRKVPGISAATILGDGSVALIVDVSALQSLNREKRVAGAAA is encoded by the coding sequence ATGGACATCAGCGATTTTTACCAGACGTTTTTTGATGAAGCCGATGAGCTGTTAGCGGATATGGAACAACACCTGCTGGGCCTTGACCCGCAGGAGCCAGATTCTGAGCAGCTTAACGCCATCTTCCGTGCCGCGCACTCCATCAAGGGTGGGGCCGGAACCTTTGGTTTTACGGTATTACAGGAAACGACTCATATCCTGGAAAACATTCTGGATGGTGCTCGTCGCGGCGAGATGCAGCTCAGCACCGACATCATCAACCTGTTTTTGGAAACCAAAGATATTATGCAGGAACAGCTCGATGCTTATAAAACCGCGCAGGAGCCGAACGCGGAGAGCTTCAAATATATCTGTGAAGCACTGCGCCAGCTGGCGCTGGAGGCTAAAGGTCTGCCGGTCGACGCAGCTGCCCCTGTCGTCGCGGCCAGCGCCGCGCCGGTAAGCGCAGAGGCAGCCAGCACCGGCGGCCTGCGTGTCCAGCTGATCGATCTCAAAGAGAAAGAGGTCGATCTGATGCTGGAAGAGATGAGCAATCTTGGCACACTGACCGACGTGAAGAAGGGCACCAGCACGCTGGATGTCTGCATCGATGGCGTAGGTAAAGATGACATCGTTGCCGTGCTCTGCTTCGTTATCGACGAAGCGCAGATCCGCTTCCCTGACGCTGAGGCCGCAGCGGCCCCGGTGGCGCCGGTCGCCACACCGCCGGTCGAAGAGGTTCACACTGCCACGGTCACCGAACTGCCGGTGGCGGCGGTGAAGCGCGAGAGCAAGCGCGCGGCGGCGCCAGCCAAGTCGAGCGAATCCACCAGTATCCGTGTGGCGGTCGAGAAGGTCGATCAGCTGATCAACCTGGTGGGCGAACTGGTGATCACCCAGTCGATGCTCGCCCAGCGTTCCGGCGAACTCGATCCGGTCGCGCATGGCGACCTGCTGAACAGCATGGGTCAGCTGGAGCGTAACGCCCGCGACCTGCAGGAATCGGTAATGTCGATTCGTATGATGCCGATGGAATATGTCTTCAGCCGCTTCCCGCGTCTGGTGCGTGACCTGGCCAGCAAACTGGGTAAAGAGGTCGAACTGACGCTGCTGGGCAGCTCAACCGAACTCGATAAGAGCCTGATCGAACGCATCATCGACCCGTTAACGCACCTGGTGCGTAACAGCCTCGACCACGGGATCGAAACCCCGGAAAAACGCCTGGCAACCGGCAAAACGGCAACCGGCAACCTGACGCTTTCTGCGGAACATCAGGGCGGCAACATCTGTATCGAAGTCTCGGACGACGGTGCGGGCCTGAACCGTGAACGTATTCTGGCAAAAGCCCTCTCATCCGGCCTGCCGGTTCACGAAAACATGAGCGACGAAGAAGTCGGCATGCTGATCTTCGCGCCGGGCTTCTCCACCGCCGAGCAGGTGACCGATGTCTCAGGACGCGGCGTCGGCATGGACGTGGTGAAACGAAATATTCAGGAGATGGGCGGTCACGTCGAAATCGCCTCGAAGCAGGGCAAAGGCACCACCATCCGTATCCTGCTGCCGCTGACGCTGGCGATCCTGGATGGCATGTCCGTCCGCGTGGCCGACGAAGTCTTTATCCTGCCGCTGAATGCGGTGATGGAATCGCTGCAGCCGCGCGCCGAAGAGCTGAAACCGCTGGCCGGTGGCGAGTGCGTGCTGGAAGTGCGTGGCGAATATCTGCCGCTGGTTGAGCTGTGGAACGTCTTTGATGTGCAGGGCGCGAAAACCGAAGCCACGCAGGGCATCGTGGTGATCCTGCAGAGCGCGGGCAAGCGTTACGCGCTGCTGGTCGATCAGCTGATTGGTCAGCATCAGGTGGTGGTGAAGAACCTGGAAAGTAACTATCGCAAGGTGCCGGGCATCTCCGCAGCAACCATTCTGGGCGATGGTAGCGTGGCGCTGATTGTGGATGTTTCAGCACTGCAGTCACTTAACCGTGAAAAACGTGTGGCCGGCGCTGCCGCCTGA
- the motA gene encoding flagellar motor stator protein MotA: MLIIIGYLVVLGSVLGGYALVGGHLGALYQPAELLMIGGAGAGAFLVGNNGKSIKKTLKALPLLFRGSKYNKAVYMDLMALLYRLMAKSRQQGMLSLERDIEDPSQSEIFANYPRILADKQLVDFITDYLRLMVSGNMNAFEIEALMDEEIETYEHECDVPAQSIAAVGDGLPAFGIVAAVMGVVHALASADRPAAELGALVAHAMVGTFLGILLAYGFISPLSSVLRQKCAETTKMMQCIKVTLLSSLNGYAPQIAVEFGRKTLYSAERPSFSELEEHVRNAKNPAKQTSDETS; the protein is encoded by the coding sequence GTGCTGATAATTATAGGTTACCTGGTTGTTCTGGGCTCCGTGTTAGGCGGATACGCGCTGGTAGGTGGCCATCTGGGCGCGCTTTATCAGCCGGCCGAATTATTAATGATCGGGGGTGCCGGTGCCGGTGCTTTTTTAGTCGGCAACAACGGCAAGTCGATTAAGAAAACACTTAAGGCGTTGCCTTTATTATTTCGCGGGTCTAAATACAACAAAGCCGTTTACATGGACTTAATGGCGCTGCTTTATCGCCTGATGGCGAAGTCACGTCAGCAGGGGATGTTATCGCTGGAACGCGATATTGAAGATCCCAGCCAGAGCGAAATTTTTGCTAATTATCCCCGCATCCTTGCCGATAAACAGTTAGTGGATTTTATTACTGACTATTTACGCCTGATGGTAAGCGGCAACATGAACGCTTTCGAAATCGAAGCCCTGATGGACGAAGAGATCGAGACCTACGAACACGAGTGTGACGTACCAGCGCAAAGTATTGCCGCCGTGGGTGATGGTCTGCCGGCGTTCGGTATCGTGGCGGCGGTAATGGGGGTCGTGCATGCGCTCGCCTCAGCTGACCGTCCGGCGGCGGAACTGGGTGCGCTGGTGGCCCACGCGATGGTGGGAACCTTCCTGGGGATCCTGCTGGCTTACGGGTTTATCTCGCCGCTCTCTTCGGTGTTACGCCAGAAATGTGCGGAAACCACCAAGATGATGCAGTGCATCAAAGTGACCCTGCTGTCGAGCCTCAACGGTTACGCGCCACAGATTGCGGTGGAATTTGGACGTAAAACGCTGTACTCCGCCGAGCGCCCGTCGTTCAGCGAACTGGAAGAGCATGTGCGTAACGCCAAGAACCCGGCTAAACAAACTTCGGACGAGACTTCATGA